The DNA sequence GTCAGTAAGTCAATTGTTTTTGACATTGAAGCTCCACCTGGTGTCCATTTCTGTATTTGCCGCACTGACTGCTCCTTAAAGACATTTGATGACATGCAAACATTCTTCAGAGTCTAAACAGATGTTGGTGGACATGAAAGATCATAGCTAAATTTATTGCTGTATAAACAATGAATCGCTTCTAAGGTGTGGACTGGTCATGTGTGTCAAGGATTTAACCTCTCCCAAAATGACATGCTCAGTTCTCCCAGGAAGGTAAATGAAAACCAGTCATACACAGAATCAGCGAGACCACTGGAAGAGCAACTGATGCAGGAGAATATTGAGGTCCACAGAGTCAAGTGCTGAGCTCGGATCCAAGAGGATATAGAGAGGTCAGGAGCCAGCATCCACTCTCATCACTAGTTCATTTGTAATCCTGACCATCATTCTGGTTGTGATTGAAGCAAAAACTGGAATTTTGCTTTAAATGGACCAGAGGCTACACATCTACTACTTTTTCTGGCACTTTGGAAAGGGATGAAAGATTGGAGATGGGTCTGTAGATACATTTTTTGAGAAATGGTCTGCAGAAGTGGATGCATCTTTATAATAATGTTCTCTTATTTTGCTGGGTTGAAATTCAAGGTCTACAGCATCAGTCGAGCTCCAGTCACAAAATTGGTGTCTCTGAAGATGTTACTCTCGCCGCGGTTGGTGGTGCTGCGTTTGCACTGACCGCATCGCTCATATTTTCTGAGTTGTTCTGTCAGAGTTTGACCACCGAACCTGAAGGAAACAGCCGAAACATCATTAGGTTCTCTCATTCTCAGTCGGTCCTCCATCTATACATTTTTGTGATCATGGGTTTGTTCCTGTACCTCCGTCTGCTCAGCTCCTCTTGGTCTCTCTGGTGTTTGAGGTCGGTGTTGTACTGCCAGCTCTCCTTGAACACGGCCTGCAGGAGACGCAGCTTCTCACAGCGACGCATTCGCTCGGCTATCATTCTGCCAAAGAGACAATACACGTTCTACTCAGTTTACATCAACACCAAACTACAAGAACTCTTTCTTCTCTTTAGGATGAATGCATGTTACATGCTTGTTTGTTGTTACTCACTCTGCTTGATCTCTCTGcatcatttctctctctctcttctgctgGTTCAAGCGTTTCTCCAGTTTTTCTCTCCTCCTTTGGTTGGCTGTATTCATCAGCTCTTCAGAGATCTTCTgcgctctctgtctctgttctgCTAAAGCCGCCGGGCTGGAGTCCATCCGTCCAAACACAGGCCACGCGTCCAAGCGTGGAGAGATTTCTGAACAGTGTAGAGTCGTCTAAAcacaagcagacaaaaaaaaaacaaagattgggagatttattatttttgatataaacaAAGTTATCATAATAATAGTCTCAAACCCTGGGATCCTTCTgctaaaaatatagaaatacacaaactaaaatgcaattttaaggttaaattttctgtaaagctgctttaaaacaatttgaGAGTGAGATTCAttacatttaacacattaataaaaatctaattcaaaactgtgtggaataaaaaaacctaatcAAAGTATTCATGACGTAAATCTTGTGCCAAACATGCAGTGATGCTTCATGAGATCAAGAACTTGAAACAAAGTCACTCACTTGCACTATAAGTGCCTTTTGGTACTCCTCGGCCATCTTGTGTTTCTCACGAAGCTGCTGGGATCTTTCTAATGCCATCCTGTTGCAAACATCACAGAACAAGCACAAACAATCACACCATCATCTTTAACACACGTTCACACTGCGCTCGAGGAGATGCTCACTCTTCAGAGAACTGCAGCAGTCCGTCCGTCTGCGTCCGTCTGCGTCCGTCCGCGTCCGTCTGCCCCCAgcatctgtgaaaaaaaattatttcaaacagtaaaaaaaaataattttgactttaagTTTTACTTGTCTAGAAAGTCCTTCTcgatttaagaatttttagacATTTAGGCTGGAAACAAGCATTTTTGCGGTGCATACAGATCAAGCTGAAGCCTGACCGGAGCTTAGACTCACGTCTGATTGGACAGATGCCTGCGCTTTCCTGCGTCTCTGAGCTTCTGCAACGGCCAGATTAAACATCGCCAGCTTCTGACCGTCCTCCCGCTTCTTCAGTCTGTCCATCTGTCAGTGATGGAAAGGTCCAGCACAGGTTTATATTGGTTTCAGTCTATTTATACAAcgcttttcacaataaaaaacattgcaaaacagctttacagaaaataaatgtttctatattttatttagttgtagCTTATCAGTGCActgcaaaacattttagtttttatcttgtttctagtaaaaatattttaaattacaaacaaGACTAAATATCTCAAGTCATTTTGCTTAtctagtaaatgcattttaatttaagaatttttagcAGAATATTAGAATTTTAGCAACACTAAACTCTAAAGCAAAGGAAGCAAACAAACTcagcaaaagagcaatgatatacATTTGATATAACGACTCTCAGTTTAGCGCTGCACATGAAGTTTTTTTTGATGACTAGAAGCATCAAGAAGTTAAATACTAAGCTAAGCCTTGTGTGGTGACTGTCCAGTTGATGTCCATACGgcagaaatgtacagtataaatcAAACACTACGtcattgaataaaatgtagattttcCTATTGAAACATTCAGCTGAAGAGTGCGTGTTTGGGCACCTCTTCTTTCTGGAAGTACTGCAGGTCTCTCTGATGTTCTCGAAGCATTAACACTCGTTCTTGCTCCCGCTCGCCTCTGCTTTCATCAGAGCGGTATAAAGGAAGGTTTCTCTGCGCTCGCTGCATGCAGACGTAACACAGCTCCTGCGACACAAATCCACAAGCCTGAGCAGATATCAAGAGCTGGAAGAGAAGGAGGTGATGAAGCTCACCTGTCCGGCCCGTCCGTGGTCCCCGCAGACTCGGTCCAGACTCATCTCTGTCGTGATGCTGAGAGCGCCGCCTGCTGGCTCTGAGACGTTTCTGTTCACCACAGATACAAAGATTTGTCCTGTTAATCTAACACTCATCTATTCTTCATTAAGAAACAGTCACACAGAAACTGTTGAAGAAGCGGCCGCACACATCCATTCAGTCTGTCTTTTGTAAGTTACTGTGGATAAATGACTAAACGTAAATTTAAAGGTGTAAACATCTGCTGGCTGATACAATGAAATAAGTCTAGAGCACAGTTACAGTGACTCGGCCACAGATTAATAATGACAGAAGTTAACTACactatcataaaaatataaaaagaaaacattctaTTTCAAACTCAAATCTAAAGCTTGGTGTGTTCAGTCAGACGCGGTGATACATGTTTAATGTGAGATGAGAAGCGTTGACAGACTGCATTGACTGCTGGGTAAAGCTCACATTTCAGTCAAACCATTCTTATGTCAAACTAAACAGAGGACTCTAATGGTCTAATGCCACACACAGAGCTCACCGTAACACAACGCCTCTCTTCTGAGCGTCATGTGATCATTCGAGCACATTTCTGTCATCAGATGCTGTTAGGCAACGCTGAATCAACACAACATTTTTGTGGCAGATTTTTAACTGGTTTCCCACCCAGAAGAAGACTGAGCTATTTCTCTGATGATAAGgaatttcaatttaattgtaGATTTTTAAATCAGTGATTATGATGGCAACTTTTATAATTCATGTTAGGCCAGCAGAATCTTCATTCTTTTCTCCTGGAACCTACCGGTCAGTGTTTGCTGGACATCTGTCCTTCAGCCCATCTGGGAGGTCAGTCTCAGACACAGATGCTCTGACCGTTTGCTGACGCTTCTCTGCTGCTGATAAAATGAGATGACAGTCAGTCTAATACAGAACAGTACAGAACTACCATACCACCTCAGACCATCAGCATGACAAACCCCATCCATCACTATCATCTTTATCAGTCTGCGGCTGCTTTCTCAGAGGTCCTCCTGCAGATATTTTTGGAAGCGTGGCTGCGCTTGAGGTCGTAGGTCGCTGAACATTGCAGCTTCTCTCAGGGTCTCCAGAGATCCTTGATTCCGCTCTCTGCAAATCAGCAGAGTATAATTAAACAGATTGAACCGGTTTTAAACACACTGAAGCGCTGGTTGTGACTGACGCTGGCTGAAGCGGAGAAAGGTTTCCTGGAGGCATCGAGGGCTGAGATGAAGTCAGGGCTGAACAGCATCTTGACCCGGCTGTGCCTGAACGTCAGGACTCCGATCCCAGGGAAAGTGTGAGAGACGGACGGGATTGTGGCTGCGGCGCGGAGCAGCAGGAGAAGAGTTCCCCGCACACATCTCTCCACCACGTCTCGCTGGAACGGGCCCTTGGCGCTCAGGGCCGAGAAGTTGAGGGGCCCCACCGAAGCGTCTAAAGAGACACCAGACTCTGATCAACACGATGTCTATGACACACGCAAACATCTGAGAAACCTTTAGATCAGATGTGGATtattcaagtcaagtcaaagCAGCCAACAATATCCTTCTTGTGTACATAAATAATAAGCATGTATTGTTCTGACCTGTAGCCTGTGGTTTGTTCTGTTTAAATCCATAATGCTGAGAGAGTTTCTCTGTCAGGATGAAGACGGGTCTCTCTATGAGAAGATGTTTGTTTCCGAGGTTGAGCTTCTGCTGGCAGAACGTGAAAGTCCCTAAACCGAAGATATAAACCCCCTAAAACACACCACAACCAATGAACGCTTATTTATTCACGTTTACACAAAGAAAGGTAAATGAGCATAACAGATGATGAACAGTGTCTCATTCGTACTTTTCCCTTCAACATCtgttgctgaataaaacacGACACGAGCGACCAAATATGATCGGTATCTGTGGGGAATAAATCAAACAGACGAGAGAAATATGACAGAAATGTTCGATACACGCGTGTTTGGTTCAGGCATTAGTTATTAGTTAAACCAGTAGTTCTTCAGATTAGTTAACATGTCACTTACCGTCGTCGGAAACTCTCGACAGATGATTGCGCTCATATTCTGACACTGGGATTTGAAGCATGATAAAAATCTGTCACCACACTCAGTAATACATCAGTTTCTACAGGTCCAGAAGAATCGGTGCTCCAGCTCATAACCCGCTTTGTGCTCGTGATCGAAAGTCTGTTGCTATGACGCGTCTCTCAAGCGCGTTACTACaggaaacaaatattaatacagaaaaaagcGATACACGTTAACAGACCAGAGAATCTTGTTTCTCAGAATCTGAGAGTCCTTTAGGTGCTTTTTTGCAAATTCCAAATTCAACTGATTAGAGGATGGAGTCTTACTACACTGCCATAAAGCCCCAACTGATGAAGTGTTGCAgtgatttcttctttttccacaTATGACCATGAAGATCATGACTAGACTGAACATCAGGTTCTTGGCCACCCCTCTAACCTTAGCCCTTCTTCATGAGTTGCTCAGTTTGGCTAGGAGGCTAGatcaaactttttcttttaaggTTTACAAAGGCTACATGCTTCTGTGACCCTTCAGCGAAgcagaatctttttttaaaactctttcaCAGATGTGTGGCTTggtacaaacctgtttctcagttcttCAGGGAGTTTCCATTCACCTTAGTGTATGGTTTTTGCTCTGATATCAGCTGTTAGACCTTTAATTAAGCAGCGAATGACTTTCCAAATCGAACCCATTCAATTGAATTTGCCACAGGTTCACTTCACCCTAAGTGTAGTAACATCTACAAATAATATGAATGTTCtcattttttgtgaattttaactGTCCCAgataagggtatgaatacttgTGCAGTGGaataattttagtgtttttataaaaaataaataaataaaaaaatttgcaaagatgttaaaaactattttttgccTTACAGTTATAGTGTATGGTGTGCACTTACTACAGTAAATAAAGATACTAATGTGACTACAGATAATACTGATACACATTACATTACTACACAGTAAGAAAAGGTAAGGGTCACCACAGTAAAAAGGTGATGTTACTATAGCTATAACTGAGCCTGTTTTCTcgcatgtttttctttctccattgtagtttggttccttgccgctgtcgcctctggcttgcttagttagGGACACTTCACTTCTAGCGACTGTTGTCGATTTcattacagagactgtctctgcgtttaataaaaaaaagtgttaatctcgacattatacatccctatctttttattttcctatGTAATACTGTTCAGGGCTTTGACacagtctgtattgttaaaagcactatataaataaaagtgattgattgatatagATAATACTGACACACATTACTACATATAATACTGGCTAAAGGACTGATATATTTCCAGGGTACCTACAAATATCAGATTACATAAATCAATTCTATCTGAAagacagatgatgatgatgatgataaatattttgttttcctctttAGGGTTCCACAATCCAATCAGAGATTTAAATATTAGTGTTATTTGAACAAGAATTTGCTGCCAGAGAAGTACAGGCTAACAGAGTTTTAACATTAAAGATATTAAAGCATCTTGTGAAGCTgaaatgcatttctgtaaatcatggaaaaaataaacatgactaataaaatatattgacaaAAGATTTCATTTACTATGACTTCAGCacattgtataaaatgttttcagcaaataaatgaataatgtgtCAAGCAATATTCATGACAAAAAGTTCTTTGACAATGTGAAACTCTTCTTggaaattaaaactgaatattaaatgaaagaaattctTTATAAAGTAGTGGATCAAATAGTTAAAAACACAACGGCTGTATGTCACGTCTTCCAGAAGTTTGGATTCTGCATCATTCGCCTCTGAAAGTTTTCATACCTGTGAGAAGGACAGAACAAATAACTCAAAAAAACCTCAATAACACAaacactcattcactcacatgTCACTTTGCCTCAAAACATCACTCACCATTTGAGGATGGAGCTGGCAGGAACATACATCTCCGTAGGGTT is a window from the Puntigrus tetrazona isolate hp1 chromosome 1, ASM1883169v1, whole genome shotgun sequence genome containing:
- the LOC122342272 gene encoding coiled-coil domain-containing protein 81-like; its protein translation is MLQIPVSEYERNHLSRVSDDDTDHIWSLVSCFIQQQMLKGKGVYIFGLGTFTFCQQKLNLGNKHLLIERPVFILTEKLSQHYGFKQNKPQATDASVGPLNFSALSAKGPFQRDVVERCVRGTLLLLLRAAATIPSVSHTFPGIGVLTFRHSRVKMLFSPDFISALDASRKPFSASASRAESRISGDPERSCNVQRPTTSSAATLPKISAGGPLRKQPQTDKDDSDGWAAEKRQQTVRASVSETDLPDGLKDRCPANTDRNVSEPAGGALSITTEMSLDRVCGDHGRAGQACGFVSQELCYVCMQRAQRNLPLYRSDESRGEREQERVLMLREHQRDLQYFQKEEMDRLKKREDGQKLAMFNLAVAEAQRRRKAQASVQSDMLGADGRGRTQTDADGRTAAVLWMALERSQQLREKHKMAEEYQKALIVQTTLHCSEISPRLDAWPVFGRMDSSPAALAEQRQRAQKISEELMNTANQRRREKLEKRLNQQKREREMMQRDQAEMIAERMRRCEKLRLLQAVFKESWQYNTDLKHQRDQEELSRRRFGGQTLTEQLRKYERCGQCKRSTTNRGESNIFRDTNFVTGARLML